The nucleotide window AGCGGAGCACCGGCAGCAGCCGGCCCCAGAAGACGGAGGACTCGCCCCAGCGGCGGAACCAGCCGCTCGCACGCTCGACGTCGTCCGTCGAGACGCTGACGGAGCCTCCATAGCGGTCGATGACAGGTTGGTGGGCCGCGTCGAAGGCGAAATAGAGGAACAGACTGCCGACCGTCGCGCCGGCCGTCAGGGCGAGTACGAACGCGAGAAAGCTCGCCGGGCCGGTGACGAGCAGCGCGGCCGCCACGGGGACGACGAGCTCGCTCGGGACGAACGGGAAGAGCAACGAGGTTTCGAGGAAGGCGAAGACGAACAGCGCGAGAAAGTCGTACTGTGTGAGCAGCGCCGTCGCCGTCCCCTCGATACCGGCGAACATCGTTCGGATCGTTCCGCCGTGGGGACTTCGGCGTTGCCTTTCGGAACCCACAGGTTTTAGCGCGGTGTGCCCCGAACGGAGCCATGACCGAGGGAATCGTCGGGGAGTTCCTCGCCCTCAAAGACGAGACCGACGCCGACTTGCTGGCGATGCAGTGTGGCGATTTCTACGAGTTCTTCGCCGACGACGCCGAGTTCGTTGGCGAGGAGCTCGATCTCAAGGTATCGCAGAAGTCCTCACACGGCTCGTCCTATCCGATGGCCGGCGTGCCTCTCAGCGAACTGACGGCCTATCTGAAGGTGCTCGTCGAACGCGGCTATCGCGTTGCCGTCGCCGATCAGTACGAGGTCGACGGCGGGCACAAGCGGGCCATCGAGCGCGTCGTCACGCCGGGCACGCTCCTCGAAAGCACCGACAGCGAGGCGCGCTATCTCGCGGCGATCGTCGCGGAGAGCGAGGGGTACGGGTTCGCCGTCGCCGACGTCACCACGGGTCGTTTTCACGCGACCGAGCTCGACGGCGACGAGCTACTCACCGAGCTGTATCGATTCGGTCCCGCCGAGATCCTGCCAGGGCCCGACGTGCGCGCGGACGACGACCTGCTCGCGGAGTTCCGCACGACCGACGCGACGCTCTCGCTGCACGCGACCGACGCGTTCGCACCGGGACGGGCGCGACACACAGTCGACGAGCAGTTCGGCGCGACGACGGTGTCGAGCGTGGGGCTCGACGATGCGCCTGGAGCGATCCGGGCGGCCGGCGGGCTGCTGTCGTACGTCGACGAGACGGGGCTGGGCGTGCTGGCGTCGATGACACGCCTGCAGCCGTACGACACGGGCGAGAGCGTCGCGCTCGACGCGACCACCCAGCGCAACCTCGAACTCGTCGAGACGATGGGCGATGGCGGGCGCTCGCTGGTCGACGTCGTCGACCACACCGTGACGAGCGCCGGGGGACGCACCCTTCGCGAACGGCTCTGTCGGCCGATCCAGGACGAAGGCGAACTCACGCGGCGGGCGGACTGCGTGGACGCACTCGCGCGCGAGGCGCTCGCGCGCGAACGACTCCGCGAGACGCTCGGCGACGGCTACGACGTCGCACGGCTGGCGAGCAAGGCGGTCTCGGGCAGTGCCGACGCGCGCGACCTGCTTCGGGTGCGCGACACACTTTCGGTGCTCGACGAGGTCGCCGGCGTGATCGAGGGTTCCGCGCTCGCCGACTCCCCACTCGCCGAGGCCGTCTCGCGTCCGGATCGAGCGGCTGCGTCGGAACTCGTGGACGAACTCGCCGACGCGCTCGCCGAGGAGCCGCCGGCGAGCACCCGCGAGGGCGGCCTCATCCGGCAGGGCTACCACGAGGAGCTGGACGAGCTGATCGAGAGTCACGAGGAAGCGCTCGACTGGATGGACGGGCTCGCGGAGCGTGAACAATCCCGACTCGGTATCACGCATCTGAGCACCGGTCGCAACAAGACCGACGGCTACTACATCCAGGTCGGTAACTCAGAGACCGGCGAAGTCCCCGAGGAGTACGACGAGATCAAGTCGCTGAAGAACGCGAAGCGCTACACCACCGAGGAACTGAACGAGCGCGAACGCGAGATATTCCGGTTCGAGGAGCGCCGTGGCGAACTCGAACACGAGCTGTTCGTCGCTCTCAGGGAGCGCGTCGCCGAGCGCGCCGAGCTCCTCCAGGACGTGGGTCGCGCGCTCGCCGACTGTGACTGTCTGTCGAGTCTCGCGGTCCACGCGGTCGAAAACGACTGGGTGCGCCCCGAACTGGTGGAG belongs to Halococcus qingdaonensis and includes:
- a CDS encoding DedA family protein; translation: MFAGIEGTATALLTQYDFLALFVFAFLETSLLFPFVPSELVVPVAAALLVTGPASFLAFVLALTAGATVGSLFLYFAFDAAHQPVIDRYGGSVSVSTDDVERASGWFRRWGESSVFWGRLLPVLRSIISIPAGIAGMGAGKFAVYSAGGSGLFAAGVAGLVLTGRELLPSQVLFAWLTTGFRRATAMTLSNPVLAIAALGLVLFVALLVRNAVAEHIGLPTGG
- the mutS gene encoding DNA mismatch repair protein MutS, whose amino-acid sequence is MTEGIVGEFLALKDETDADLLAMQCGDFYEFFADDAEFVGEELDLKVSQKSSHGSSYPMAGVPLSELTAYLKVLVERGYRVAVADQYEVDGGHKRAIERVVTPGTLLESTDSEARYLAAIVAESEGYGFAVADVTTGRFHATELDGDELLTELYRFGPAEILPGPDVRADDDLLAEFRTTDATLSLHATDAFAPGRARHTVDEQFGATTVSSVGLDDAPGAIRAAGGLLSYVDETGLGVLASMTRLQPYDTGESVALDATTQRNLELVETMGDGGRSLVDVVDHTVTSAGGRTLRERLCRPIQDEGELTRRADCVDALAREALARERLRETLGDGYDVARLASKAVSGSADARDLLRVRDTLSVLDEVAGVIEGSALADSPLAEAVSRPDRAAASELVDELADALAEEPPASTREGGLIRQGYHEELDELIESHEEALDWMDGLAEREQSRLGITHLSTGRNKTDGYYIQVGNSETGEVPEEYDEIKSLKNAKRYTTEELNEREREIFRFEERRGELEHELFVALRERVAERAELLQDVGRALADCDCLSSLAVHAVENDWVRPELVESGIDIEAGRHPVVEREVEFVPNDLALSDERGFLVVTGPNMSGKSTYMRQSALITLLAQIGSFVPARSAQIDPVDGIYTRVGALDELAQGRSTFMVEMSELANILHSATEDSLVILDEVGRGTATYDGISIAWAATEYLHNEVRAKTLFATHYHELTGLAEHLDRVANVHVAVEEQGDDVTFLRTVREGATDRSYGVHVADLAGVPEPVVDRSRDVLAKLRAEKAIEARGSSGESVQAVFDLDSESFRGSASADGGQQPRDSDSETTPDDDPDSSIDPEAEAVLEAVRETNVAETSPVELMGSVEEWQQRLANDSSE